A genomic window from Thiomonas arsenitoxydans includes:
- the gpmA gene encoding 2,3-diphosphoglycerate-dependent phosphoglycerate mutase, whose translation MYKLVMLRHGESTWNQQNRFTGWTDVDLTEQGIREARAAGRLLKELGYSFDLTYTSVLKRAVRTLWLSLDELDAMWLPVVHTWRLNERHYGALQGLNKAETAAKYGDEQVHIWRRSYDTPPPPLDETHRLELAADPRYARLKPEELPLTECLKDTIARVLPFWHESLAPAIKAGKRTLVVSHGNSMRAIMKYLENISDEDITGLNIPNGIPLVYELDADLKPLQRYYLNAAGGKV comes from the coding sequence ATGTACAAACTCGTCATGCTGCGCCACGGTGAATCCACCTGGAATCAGCAAAACCGCTTTACCGGCTGGACCGATGTCGATCTGACCGAGCAAGGCATCCGCGAAGCCCGCGCCGCCGGGCGCCTGCTCAAGGAACTGGGTTACAGCTTCGACCTGACCTATACCTCGGTGCTCAAGCGCGCCGTGCGCACCCTGTGGCTATCGCTCGACGAGCTCGACGCCATGTGGCTGCCCGTGGTGCACACTTGGCGGCTCAACGAGCGCCACTACGGCGCGCTGCAAGGTTTGAACAAGGCGGAAACCGCCGCCAAGTACGGCGACGAACAGGTGCACATCTGGCGCCGCAGCTACGACACCCCGCCCCCGCCGCTTGACGAAACCCATCGTCTGGAACTGGCCGCCGATCCGCGCTATGCCCGCCTCAAACCCGAAGAGCTGCCGCTGACCGAGTGCCTGAAAGACACCATCGCGCGGGTTCTGCCGTTCTGGCACGAGTCGCTGGCTCCGGCCATCAAGGCGGGCAAGCGCACGCTGGTGGTGTCGCACGGCAACTCCATGCGCGCCATCATGAAGTACCTGGAAAACATCTCGGACGAAGACATCACCGGGCTGAACATCCCCAACGGCATTCCGCTGGTGTACGAGCTCGACGCCGATCTCAAGCCGCTGCAGCGCTATTACCTCAACGCTGCGGGCGGCAAGGTCTGA
- a CDS encoding rhodanese-like domain-containing protein, producing MQFLIENWALVLIALTSGGMLLWSSYGGASGSDGVSAAQAVLKVNREKGVIIDVCEPNEFQAGHAVGSKSIPLGQLDKRLSDLPKDKNTPVLIMCASGMRAKRAAAQLRKQGFVNAAAVSGGMRSWREAGLPVEKG from the coding sequence GTGCAGTTCCTCATCGAAAACTGGGCGCTCGTGCTCATTGCCCTGACTTCCGGCGGCATGCTGCTGTGGAGTTCCTACGGCGGCGCGTCCGGGTCGGATGGCGTCAGTGCGGCTCAGGCCGTGCTCAAGGTCAACCGCGAAAAGGGCGTGATCATCGACGTCTGCGAGCCCAATGAATTTCAGGCCGGCCATGCCGTGGGCAGCAAGAGCATTCCGCTGGGCCAGCTCGACAAGCGCTTGAGTGATCTCCCCAAAGACAAAAACACGCCGGTGCTGATCATGTGCGCATCGGGCATGCGGGCCAAGCGCGCCGCGGCCCAACTTCGCAAGCAGGGTTTTGTGAACGCTGCGGCGGTGTCGGGCGGGATGCGCTCTTGGCGCGAAGCCGGGCTGCCGGTTGAAAAAGGATGA
- the grxC gene encoding glutaredoxin 3 produces MNKVRMYTSAVCPYCIRAKALLQKRGVVDIEEIRIDLDPGQRQHMMASTGRRTVPQIFIGDIHVGGCDDLYAIDARGGLMPLLRDAA; encoded by the coding sequence ATGAACAAGGTTCGCATGTACACCTCTGCCGTCTGTCCCTATTGCATCCGCGCCAAGGCGCTGTTGCAAAAACGCGGCGTGGTGGACATTGAAGAAATCCGTATCGATCTCGACCCGGGTCAGCGCCAGCACATGATGGCATCTACCGGGCGCCGCACCGTGCCGCAGATTTTCATTGGCGACATCCATGTGGGCGGCTGCGACGATCTCTACGCCATCGACGCCCGGGGCGGCCTGATGCCCCTGCTGCGCGACGCCGCCTGA
- the secB gene encoding protein-export chaperone SecB, giving the protein MSATPENTQSADPVFMLQRCYLKDLSLEQPNSPQILLEQQQPNVDVQMSVEAQPVVEGLFEITVAATITARMQDRVLFLVEGKQAGIFELRNIPQEHADMLLGIACPQTVYPYLRANLADAITRAGFPPVHLAEINFQAMYEQQQAQQQAANDAPSIITPDRLN; this is encoded by the coding sequence ATGAGCGCCACCCCCGAGAACACGCAGTCTGCCGATCCGGTTTTCATGCTGCAGCGTTGCTATTTGAAAGACCTGTCGCTGGAGCAGCCCAATTCGCCGCAGATCCTGTTGGAGCAGCAGCAGCCCAATGTGGACGTGCAAATGAGCGTGGAAGCGCAGCCCGTGGTCGAGGGGCTGTTCGAAATTACCGTGGCGGCGACCATTACAGCCCGCATGCAAGACCGCGTGCTGTTTCTGGTGGAAGGCAAGCAGGCCGGCATTTTCGAGCTTCGCAATATTCCGCAGGAACATGCCGACATGCTGCTGGGCATTGCCTGTCCGCAGACCGTCTATCCGTATCTGCGCGCCAATCTGGCCGACGCCATCACCCGCGCGGGCTTTCCGCCGGTGCATCTGGCCGAAATCAACTTCCAGGCCATGTACGAGCAGCAACAGGCGCAACAGCAGGCCGCCAATGACGCACCTTCCATCATCACGCCCGACCGCCTGAACTGA
- a CDS encoding NAD(P)H-dependent glycerol-3-phosphate dehydrogenase has product MSSQPPRSLTVLGAGAWGTGIACQIAAHQAVLLWGRDTAQMQRLQAERVNAAYLPDVPLPPTLTVTADLDAALRHAAGPHGLLLLAVPVSGLRAAAQAVRIFNADKPQGARVQQLVWLCKGFEQGSGLLPHAVIDAVFAGMDAPPATGALSGPSFALEVARGLPVALTLASTDAALRQSAVAALHHGAMRIYATPDVVGVEVGGAVKNVLAIATGVSDGMGLGNNARAALITRGLAELSRLGVALGGQADTFMGLSGLGDLVLTATGDLSRNRRVGLALAQGQRLDHIVATLGHVAEGVHTAQTALQLARAHRVSMPITEAVSRLLDGKLTPQAALSGLLQRQPRGE; this is encoded by the coding sequence ATGTCGTCACAACCGCCTCGCTCGCTGACTGTGCTCGGCGCCGGTGCCTGGGGCACGGGCATCGCCTGTCAGATCGCGGCGCATCAGGCCGTCTTGCTCTGGGGCCGCGACACGGCGCAGATGCAGCGCTTGCAGGCGGAGCGGGTCAATGCCGCCTATCTGCCGGATGTGCCCTTGCCGCCGACTTTGACCGTTACGGCCGACCTCGACGCGGCGCTGCGCCACGCAGCCGGCCCCCACGGCCTGCTGCTGCTGGCGGTGCCGGTCTCCGGCCTGCGGGCCGCCGCGCAGGCGGTGCGGATTTTCAACGCCGACAAGCCGCAAGGCGCGCGCGTGCAGCAACTGGTCTGGCTGTGCAAGGGCTTTGAGCAGGGCAGCGGGCTGCTGCCGCATGCGGTGATCGACGCCGTGTTCGCTGGCATGGATGCGCCTCCGGCGACCGGTGCGCTCTCCGGCCCGAGTTTTGCGCTGGAGGTCGCTCGCGGTCTGCCCGTGGCGCTCACTCTGGCTAGCACCGACGCCGCGCTGCGTCAGTCGGCCGTGGCGGCCCTGCATCACGGAGCAATGCGCATCTACGCCACGCCCGATGTCGTGGGCGTGGAGGTGGGCGGCGCGGTGAAGAATGTGCTGGCCATCGCTACCGGGGTGAGTGACGGCATGGGCCTGGGCAACAACGCGCGCGCGGCGCTCATCACCCGTGGGCTGGCCGAGCTTTCGCGGCTGGGCGTGGCGCTGGGCGGGCAGGCCGATACCTTCATGGGCCTGAGCGGTCTGGGCGATCTGGTACTGACCGCCACCGGCGATCTGTCGCGCAACCGCCGCGTCGGCCTGGCGCTGGCGCAGGGGCAGCGGCTCGACCATATCGTGGCCACGCTGGGGCATGTGGCCGAGGGCGTGCATACCGCGCAGACGGCCTTGCAACTCGCCCGCGCGCACCGCGTGTCCATGCCGATCACCGAAGCGGTGAGCCGTTTGCTCGACGGCAAACTCACGCCGCAGGCCGCGCTCAGTGGTCTGCTCCAGCGTCAGCCGCGCGGAGAGTGA
- the pth gene encoding aminoacyl-tRNA hydrolase, translating into MIQLLVGLGNPGQEHALDRHNAGFWLVDQIATAAGVSLKPERGFFGDVARVRLQGHELWLLEPSTYMNRSGQSVGAFARFYKIAPENILVAHDELDLPPGQAKLKLGGGHAGHNGLRDLIAHLGTPNFWRLRLGIGHPGDRDAVIGFVLGKPPQSELKLIEQAMEQSQAVLPQLLKGEFEAAMMQLHRSNRSDGGKSAAAAQPGRG; encoded by the coding sequence ATGATTCAGCTTCTCGTCGGCCTGGGCAATCCCGGGCAGGAACACGCCCTCGATCGCCACAACGCCGGCTTCTGGCTGGTCGATCAGATCGCCACCGCCGCGGGCGTCAGCCTCAAGCCCGAGCGCGGTTTTTTCGGCGATGTCGCCCGGGTGCGTTTGCAGGGGCATGAGCTTTGGCTGCTCGAGCCCAGCACCTATATGAACCGATCCGGCCAGTCCGTCGGCGCGTTCGCCCGCTTCTACAAAATCGCGCCGGAGAACATTCTGGTGGCGCATGACGAACTCGATCTGCCGCCGGGTCAGGCCAAGCTCAAACTGGGCGGCGGTCACGCCGGGCACAACGGCCTGCGCGATCTCATCGCTCATCTGGGCACGCCCAACTTCTGGCGTCTGCGCCTGGGCATCGGCCATCCGGGCGACCGGGACGCGGTGATCGGCTTCGTGCTGGGTAAGCCGCCGCAATCCGAGCTGAAGCTGATCGAGCAGGCCATGGAGCAATCGCAGGCGGTGCTGCCGCAACTGCTCAAAGGCGAGTTCGAAGCGGCGATGATGCAGCTTCATCGCAGCAACCGCAGCGACGGCGGCAAATCGGCCGCTGCGGCCCAGCCGGGGAGGGGCTGA
- a CDS encoding YfhL family 4Fe-4S dicluster ferredoxin has product MALWITDDCINCDVCEPECPNEAIFMGPEIYEINPDRCTECVGHFDTPQCVQICPVNCIPVRPDRVESKDQLMEKYRQLTAAQAPVS; this is encoded by the coding sequence ATGGCCCTGTGGATCACCGACGACTGCATCAACTGCGATGTGTGCGAGCCCGAATGCCCGAACGAGGCGATTTTCATGGGCCCGGAAATTTATGAAATCAACCCCGACCGCTGCACCGAGTGCGTGGGGCATTTCGACACGCCGCAATGCGTGCAGATCTGCCCGGTGAACTGCATTCCGGTGCGGCCTGACCGAGTGGAAAGCAAAGATCAGTTGATGGAAAAGTATCGTCAACTGACCGCGGCGCAGGCGCCCGTTTCCTGA
- the coaD gene encoding pantetheine-phosphate adenylyltransferase: MLLAIYPGTFDPLTRGHEDLVRRASKLCDRLLVAIAAGHHKNAMFTLEERLDIAREVLSPYPNVEVSGFTGLLRDFVVARGAQVVVRGLRAVSDFEYEFQMAGMNRQLMPDVETLFLTPADQYQFISGTFVREIAMLGGDVSKFVVPLVMERLQAKVAQRRTAPT, translated from the coding sequence ATGCTGCTCGCCATCTACCCCGGCACCTTCGACCCGCTCACGCGCGGCCATGAAGACCTGGTGCGTCGCGCCAGCAAGTTGTGCGACAGGTTGTTGGTCGCCATCGCCGCCGGTCACCACAAGAACGCCATGTTCACCCTGGAAGAGCGGCTGGACATCGCACGCGAGGTGCTCTCGCCCTATCCCAACGTCGAAGTCAGCGGCTTCACCGGACTGTTGCGCGATTTCGTCGTGGCGCGCGGCGCCCAGGTGGTGGTGCGCGGGCTGCGTGCGGTCAGCGACTTCGAGTACGAATTCCAGATGGCCGGCATGAACCGCCAGCTCATGCCCGACGTCGAAACCCTGTTTCTCACCCCGGCCGATCAGTACCAGTTCATTTCCGGGACGTTCGTGCGGGAAATCGCCATGCTCGGCGGCGACGTGAGCAAGTTTGTGGTTCCCTTGGTCATGGAGCGGCTGCAGGCCAAGGTGGCCCAGCGGCGCACCGCCCCGACCTGA
- the rsmD gene encoding 16S rRNA (guanine(966)-N(2))-methyltransferase RsmD, with protein MNTQSPGHRAPSPSARPRRAHSGEVRIIGGLWKRSKLAVPDLPGLRPTPDRVRETVFNWLGQTLAGLRVLDLYAGSGALGLEAASRGAASVLLIEQHPRCVAAIAAAAQRLGATQVQVRGADALSCAHSLARAGERFDIVFIDPPYVSAQQLAALQAVQPLVASQGLVYVETDTAELFDTLETEGWAVWRRGRAGQVHFALLRRNTVDALAPQNP; from the coding sequence ATGAATACCCAGTCTCCAGGCCATCGCGCCCCAAGCCCTTCCGCCCGCCCCCGCCGCGCCCATAGCGGTGAAGTCCGCATCATTGGCGGGCTGTGGAAACGCAGCAAACTCGCCGTGCCCGATCTGCCGGGACTGCGCCCCACGCCAGACCGGGTGCGCGAGACCGTGTTCAACTGGCTCGGCCAGACGCTCGCCGGTCTGCGCGTGCTCGATCTCTATGCTGGCAGCGGCGCACTCGGGCTGGAAGCGGCCTCGCGCGGCGCGGCCTCGGTGTTGCTGATCGAACAGCATCCCCGCTGCGTGGCCGCGATTGCCGCCGCCGCGCAGCGCCTCGGCGCGACACAGGTGCAGGTGCGAGGCGCCGATGCGCTCTCCTGTGCGCACAGCCTGGCGCGTGCTGGCGAGCGATTCGACATCGTGTTCATCGATCCGCCCTATGTCAGCGCGCAACAACTCGCCGCGCTGCAGGCGGTGCAGCCGCTGGTCGCATCACAAGGTCTGGTTTATGTGGAGACCGATACGGCCGAGCTGTTCGATACGCTGGAAACCGAGGGCTGGGCTGTCTGGCGACGGGGTCGGGCCGGTCAGGTGCACTTTGCTTTGCTGCGGCGCAACACTGTCGACGCGCTGGCGCCGCAAAACCCCTAA
- the ftsY gene encoding signal recognition particle-docking protein FtsY, with amino-acid sequence MFRFFKRKSAPETAAPEATAEVAPEAITALAALQLDAPAEAAPAVEPAVAARSEPETSQAAVLVAEEQPTSGWFSRLRSGLRKTGSGISGLFGGSKIDEALYEELESALIMADAGMPATTALLADLRRRVKSTRAETPAQVRGLLADALADLLSPLQKPLDIGRQNPTVLMMVGVNGAGKTTTIGKLTQHLLRADEKVLLAAGDTFRAAAREQLVAWGQRNQVQVISQDGGDPAAVAFDAVSAGKAREIDVVIVDTAGRLPTQLHLMEELKKVKRVTAKAMDGAPHEILLVIDANNGQNALAQVRAFDDALGLTGLVITKLDGSAKGGVIAAIARERPVPVYFIGVGESLDDLQTFDAKAFARALVGEA; translated from the coding sequence ATGTTCCGCTTTTTCAAACGCAAATCCGCTCCCGAAACCGCCGCGCCCGAGGCGACGGCCGAGGTTGCGCCTGAGGCGATCACCGCGCTTGCCGCGCTGCAACTGGACGCGCCCGCTGAAGCCGCACCGGCCGTGGAGCCCGCCGTTGCGGCGAGGTCTGAGCCCGAGACATCGCAGGCTGCCGTGCTCGTCGCCGAAGAGCAGCCGACTTCCGGCTGGTTCAGCCGCCTGCGCTCCGGCCTGCGAAAGACCGGATCGGGCATCAGCGGCCTGTTCGGCGGCAGCAAGATCGACGAAGCGCTGTACGAAGAACTCGAATCGGCCCTCATCATGGCCGACGCCGGCATGCCCGCCACCACCGCGCTGCTGGCTGATCTGCGTCGGCGCGTGAAATCGACCCGCGCCGAAACCCCCGCCCAAGTTCGCGGCCTGCTAGCCGACGCGCTGGCCGATTTGCTCAGCCCCCTGCAAAAACCGCTCGACATCGGTCGTCAGAACCCCACCGTGCTGATGATGGTGGGCGTGAACGGCGCGGGCAAGACCACCACCATCGGCAAGCTCACCCAGCACCTGCTGCGCGCCGATGAAAAAGTGCTGCTGGCCGCGGGCGACACCTTCCGCGCGGCGGCGCGCGAGCAACTCGTCGCCTGGGGGCAGCGCAATCAGGTGCAAGTCATCTCGCAAGACGGCGGCGACCCGGCCGCCGTGGCCTTCGACGCGGTGAGCGCAGGCAAGGCGCGCGAGATAGACGTGGTGATCGTCGACACCGCCGGGCGCCTGCCCACCCAGCTTCACCTCATGGAGGAGCTGAAAAAGGTCAAACGCGTGACGGCCAAGGCCATGGACGGCGCGCCGCACGAAATCCTGCTGGTGATCGACGCCAACAACGGCCAGAACGCCCTGGCGCAGGTGCGCGCTTTCGACGATGCGCTGGGACTTACCGGCCTGGTCATCACCAAGCTCGACGGCAGCGCCAAGGGCGGAGTGATCGCGGCCATCGCCCGCGAGCGTCCGGTGCCGGTGTATTTCATCGGCGTGGGCGAAAGCCTGGACGATCTGCAAACCTTCGACGCGAAGGCGTTCGCACGGGCGCTGGTGGGGGAGGCGTGA
- a CDS encoding IS1182-like element ISThsp1 family transposase: MPTSYRPYEPDQVMLLPAAPQDWLPPGHLAYFIHDTIDTLDLSAFYARYEGGGARNQPFHPAMMVKVLVYGYATGVFSSRKIERRLHEDLAFRMLAAGNFPKHRTIRDFRALHLQEFSDLFVQVVRLAREMGLVKLGTVAIDGTKVKANASRHKAMSYARMQHTEVELKKQIDALLARAKATDEAEAQEPELDIPAEIERREARLDAIRQARQRLEQRQREADAQRGRSDDDDRRPRGPDGKPRRGARFKRDFGVPEDKAQENFTDPDSRIMKRAGGGFDPSYNAQTAVDEAAHIIVAAELDNTAPDANWLLPMIDAIQENLGALPALGLADAGYRSEDNLRDAPIDLVVALGREGKQHAAIDAARLPHTAAMAAKMQTAAGRAAYRKRKWIAEPPNGWIKSVLGFRQFSLRGLERVRAEWKLVCAALNLRRMASLVPA, from the coding sequence ATGCCCACTAGTTACCGCCCCTATGAGCCGGACCAGGTGATGCTGCTGCCGGCGGCGCCGCAGGACTGGCTGCCGCCGGGCCACCTGGCTTACTTCATCCACGACACGATTGACACGCTGGACCTGAGCGCGTTCTACGCGCGCTATGAGGGTGGCGGAGCGCGCAACCAGCCCTTCCATCCGGCGATGATGGTCAAGGTTCTGGTGTACGGCTACGCCACCGGGGTGTTCAGCTCGCGCAAGATCGAGCGCCGGCTGCACGAGGACCTGGCGTTCCGGATGCTGGCAGCAGGGAACTTCCCCAAGCACCGCACGATCCGGGATTTCCGTGCGCTGCACCTCCAGGAATTCTCGGACCTGTTCGTGCAGGTCGTGCGCCTGGCGCGCGAGATGGGTCTGGTCAAGCTGGGCACGGTGGCCATCGACGGCACCAAGGTCAAGGCCAACGCGAGCCGCCACAAGGCCATGAGCTATGCGCGCATGCAGCACACCGAGGTCGAACTGAAAAAGCAGATCGACGCGCTGCTGGCGCGCGCCAAGGCCACCGACGAGGCCGAGGCGCAGGAGCCCGAACTCGACATCCCGGCCGAGATCGAGCGGCGCGAGGCGCGACTCGATGCGATCCGGCAGGCGCGCCAGCGGCTGGAACAGCGTCAGCGTGAAGCCGACGCGCAGCGTGGTCGCAGTGACGATGATGATCGCCGTCCCCGGGGGCCGGATGGGAAGCCGCGGCGCGGTGCGCGGTTCAAGCGCGACTTCGGCGTGCCCGAAGACAAGGCGCAGGAGAACTTCACCGACCCGGACAGCCGCATCATGAAGCGCGCCGGCGGCGGCTTCGACCCCAGCTACAACGCGCAGACGGCGGTGGACGAGGCTGCGCACATCATCGTGGCTGCGGAACTGGACAACACGGCACCCGATGCCAACTGGCTGCTGCCGATGATCGATGCGATCCAGGAGAACCTGGGCGCGCTGCCCGCGCTGGGTCTGGCCGACGCGGGCTATCGCAGCGAGGACAACCTGCGCGATGCGCCGATCGATCTGGTTGTGGCCTTGGGGCGCGAAGGCAAGCAGCACGCGGCCATCGATGCCGCGCGGCTGCCGCACACCGCGGCCATGGCCGCGAAGATGCAGACCGCCGCGGGACGCGCCGCCTATCGCAAGCGCAAGTGGATCGCCGAGCCGCCCAACGGCTGGATCAAGAGCGTGCTGGGGTTCCGCCAGTTCAGCCTGCGCGGCCTTGAGCGTGTACGCGCCGAGTGGAAACTCGTCTGCGCAGCACTGAACCTCCGGCGGATGGCCTCGTTGGTTCCCGCCTGA
- a CDS encoding NYN domain-containing protein, translating into MASNHSADHESRVAVLVDCDNTTPEILEYALRVVAQFGRVVLRRGYGNHATLANKWQEALVRLAFTPCLQFQYAAGKNTSDIALALDAVEALFDKRADTFCLVTSDSDFAYLCRKLRERGATVHIVGEAKSPDALRNASDQFFEWTKPEPAEVETPAPKTSAKKTEIKPETPRPLPKLRPKFVVDAVTMLANDTSEGKVSISMLGSYLKRADPSFTPKKYGHSSLLNMLKTYELLKLQQGAGEHWFVHLASGLQDV; encoded by the coding sequence ATGGCAAGCAATCACAGCGCAGACCACGAATCGCGCGTCGCTGTGCTCGTGGACTGTGACAACACAACTCCGGAGATTCTCGAGTATGCCTTGCGCGTCGTCGCACAGTTCGGGCGCGTTGTGCTGCGCCGTGGCTACGGCAACCACGCCACACTGGCTAACAAGTGGCAAGAGGCGCTTGTGCGCCTCGCCTTCACACCCTGCTTGCAATTCCAGTACGCGGCAGGCAAAAATACGTCTGACATTGCGCTCGCGCTCGACGCCGTCGAGGCATTGTTCGACAAGCGGGCCGACACCTTCTGTCTTGTCACCAGCGATTCCGACTTTGCCTACCTCTGCCGCAAGCTGAGGGAGCGAGGCGCCACGGTACATATCGTGGGCGAGGCCAAGAGCCCGGACGCGCTGCGCAACGCGAGCGACCAGTTCTTTGAGTGGACGAAGCCTGAGCCGGCCGAGGTTGAAACACCGGCACCAAAAACCAGCGCGAAGAAAACCGAGATCAAGCCCGAAACGCCAAGACCTCTACCGAAACTGCGTCCAAAGTTCGTGGTGGATGCCGTGACTATGTTGGCGAACGATACCTCAGAAGGCAAGGTCAGCATCAGTATGCTGGGCTCCTACTTGAAGCGAGCCGACCCGTCGTTCACGCCAAAGAAATACGGCCATTCAAGCCTGCTCAACATGCTCAAGACCTATGAGTTGCTCAAGCTCCAGCAAGGTGCAGGTGAACATTGGTTCGTGCATTTAGCGAGTGGATTGCAGGATGTGTGA
- a CDS encoding FMN-binding negative transcriptional regulator, giving the protein MYVPSHFAITQPGELHRILRAHPLGILVTQTGDGLDANHLPFEFDPTQGLLGTLIGHVARANPVWQQCRNGAEVMVIFRGAEGYISPSWYPSKHETHRQVPTWNYEVVHAHGHLTVRDDEKFVRGVVARLTRTHEAQEPKPWKMSDSAPDYIDAMVQAIVGIEITVSRLEGKAKLSQNRELRDREGAIDALRRRGNGELADAMGKSLEDSVR; this is encoded by the coding sequence ATGTACGTCCCTTCCCACTTCGCCATCACTCAGCCGGGCGAATTGCACCGCATCCTTCGTGCCCATCCCCTGGGCATTCTGGTCACGCAAACCGGCGACGGGCTCGATGCCAACCACCTTCCCTTCGAGTTCGATCCGACGCAGGGTTTGCTGGGCACGCTCATCGGTCATGTGGCCCGCGCCAATCCCGTGTGGCAGCAGTGCAGGAACGGCGCCGAGGTGATGGTCATCTTCCGCGGTGCCGAGGGCTATATCTCGCCGAGCTGGTACCCGAGCAAACATGAGACCCACCGCCAGGTTCCCACCTGGAACTATGAAGTCGTTCATGCCCACGGTCATCTCACCGTCCGCGACGATGAAAAATTCGTTCGTGGCGTGGTGGCGCGCCTCACCCGCACACACGAAGCGCAGGAGCCAAAGCCCTGGAAAATGAGCGACTCCGCGCCCGACTACATCGACGCCATGGTGCAAGCCATCGTCGGCATCGAAATCACGGTGTCGCGGCTGGAGGGCAAAGCCAAACTCAGCCAAAACCGGGAATTGCGCGATCGCGAAGGGGCTATCGATGCCTTACGCCGGCGCGGGAATGGCGAATTGGCAGATGCGATGGGAAAGTCGCTTGAGGATTCAGTGCGCTGA
- the chrA gene encoding chromate efflux transporter — protein sequence MPDDQHPRMPPPEATAAIFLAFLRLGLTAFGGPIAHLEYFRREFVERRGWLSAQAYGDLVALCQFLPGPASSQVGIGLGLMRGGLHGALAAWLGFTLPSALAMTAFALLLTHVGALAHGGWLHGLKLVAVAVVAQALWGMGRSLCPDRERASLAVAAAVLAALMPGVSGQLAVILLGAVVGRWLLRPPVEAVHAPLHVPLRHRSAVVLLAAFGALLVGLPLLAAALHQPALALFSSFYQSGALVFGGGHVVLPLLRAQVVPAGMDNSTFLAGYGAAQAVPGPLFTFAAFLGAASAQGPGGWLGAGVALLGIFLPSFLLVAGALPLWNGLRHHPAMRSALMGINAAVVGLLLAAFYDPVWTAAIHSPRDFALALAALLLLQVWKVAPWAVVVGGAAVTAMLGWG from the coding sequence ATGCCCGACGATCAACACCCTCGCATGCCGCCTCCGGAGGCAACGGCGGCGATCTTCCTTGCCTTTCTGCGTCTGGGACTCACCGCGTTCGGCGGGCCGATTGCGCATCTGGAATATTTCCGCCGCGAGTTCGTCGAGCGGCGCGGCTGGCTGTCGGCGCAGGCGTATGGCGATCTGGTGGCGCTGTGCCAGTTCCTGCCCGGCCCGGCGAGTTCGCAGGTCGGCATCGGGCTGGGACTGATGCGCGGGGGTCTGCACGGCGCGCTGGCCGCCTGGCTGGGCTTCACCCTGCCTTCGGCGCTGGCGATGACCGCCTTCGCCCTGCTGCTCACGCATGTCGGCGCGCTGGCGCATGGCGGCTGGCTGCATGGGCTCAAGCTGGTGGCCGTCGCGGTGGTGGCGCAGGCGCTGTGGGGCATGGGCCGCAGCCTCTGCCCGGATCGGGAACGTGCCAGCCTGGCTGTGGCCGCCGCGGTGCTGGCCGCGCTGATGCCCGGCGTCAGTGGTCAACTCGCCGTCATTCTTCTCGGCGCGGTGGTCGGGCGCTGGCTGCTGCGCCCCCCGGTAGAAGCGGTGCATGCGCCGCTGCACGTGCCGCTGCGTCATCGCAGCGCCGTGGTGCTGCTCGCAGCGTTCGGCGCGCTGCTGGTCGGCTTGCCGCTGCTCGCGGCCGCCTTGCATCAGCCCGCGCTCGCGCTGTTTTCCAGTTTCTATCAATCTGGCGCGCTGGTGTTTGGCGGCGGCCATGTGGTGCTGCCGCTGCTGCGGGCCCAGGTCGTCCCGGCAGGCATGGACAACTCCACCTTCCTCGCAGGCTACGGCGCGGCACAGGCCGTGCCGGGGCCGCTGTTCACCTTTGCCGCGTTTCTGGGCGCCGCTTCGGCGCAGGGGCCGGGTGGCTGGCTGGGCGCGGGCGTGGCGTTGCTGGGCATCTTCCTGCCCAGCTTTCTGCTCGTGGCCGGGGCCTTGCCGCTGTGGAACGGCCTGCGCCACCACCCCGCCATGCGCAGCGCCCTGATGGGCATCAACGCCGCCGTCGTCGGCCTGTTGCTGGCCGCGTTCTACGACCCGGTCTGGACGGCCGCCATTCACTCCCCACGCGACTTCGCCCTGGCGCTGGCCGCGCTGTTGCTGCTGCAAGTCTGGAAGGTTGCGCCGTGGGCGGTGGTGGTCGGCGGTGCAGCAGTCACTGCAATGCTGGGCTGGGGGTGA